A DNA window from Nerophis lumbriciformis linkage group LG03, RoL_Nlum_v2.1, whole genome shotgun sequence contains the following coding sequences:
- the LOC133580904 gene encoding protocadherin-8-like, which yields MERGRWLLFVSLASLAGAKTVKYQTFEEDAPGTVIGNLAKDVSSAYSSTGSRANFRMMKQFNSSFIRLRESDGQLSIGERIDRERLCKHTLQCLVAFDVVSFSKEQFKLIHVEVEVKDINDNSPEFPRKESSMEVSENTAVGTRIPLDFAVDEDVGVNYIQSYQISVNSHFSIDVLSRADGVKYAELVLMKELDRETQPSYALELVAMDGGNPSRSGTTRINIKVKDYNDNSPVFDRNSFSVDLPEDAPVGFLLLDLNAEDPDEGLNGEVVYGFGNQVPLEIRQLFKVDRKSGRLTLENPIDFESKNTYEFDVQAADLGPNPSPAVCKIVVQVQDVNDNAPEISITPMTSITAGIAYITEAAAKESFVALVSTSDQDSGANGQVHCTLYGHDHFRLQQAYEDSFMIVSTNPLDREKIPEYNLTVVAEDLGSPPFRTITQYTIRLTDENDNAPVFSKPVYEVAVVENNAPGAYITTVVARDMDMGLNGKVTYKLADSYFMGSPISTFVSLDPASGSLYALRSFNFEVMKQLELRITATDGGSPALSGSANVFVRIADQNDNTPAITHPALNNGSAELLLPRDAPTGYIVTRVEARDADEGINSELSFGLATGEPSVFSVNKVTGEIYLNQALNHDVDDTLSVTVTVSDNGRPALTATATLRFLIIAGSPPSDRTVYQAGSGSEAVAQWDLSVVIIVVLAGSCTLLLLAIILIATTCNRHRGDKGGEDSDSYGEKDTLERGRNHVAGNPLLPLHAAAGEAGFEGHSYSSQAGGFNPAHVGGSDMCSASEDGSEVPCVYDSDTNKPRANKHEGYSTLPGYGNGKEAVRPITIWKGNSYTTISARDPAFSGKDSGKGDSDFNDSDSDVSGDTAGLKKDGAAPPICAQNALWACTSECKVLGHSDRCWSPSAVRANAAPSPAPTVSSFSSQSKTASLPRDPQRRDNYYQAHIPKTVGLQSVYEKVLHREYDYVMVTPTRPARVQEVCSDVTIPVYTPTPTHCDDDN from the exons ATGGAGAGAGGAAGGTGGCTGCTGTTCGTTTCCCTGGCAAGCCTGGCAGGTGCCAAGACGGTCAAGTACCAGACCTTCGAGGAGGACGCCCCGGGCACGGTGATCGGCAACTTAGCCAAGGACGTCTCCTCCGCCTATTCCTCGACAGGCTCCCGGGCCAATTTCCGGATGATGAAACAATTCAACTCCTCTTTCATCCGTCTGCGGGAGAGCGACGGGCAGCTGAGCATCGGGGAGAGGATAGACCGGGAGCGACTCTGCAAACACACCCTGCAGTGCCTCGTCGCGTTCGACGTGGTCAGCTTCTCCAAGGAGCAGTTCAAACTCATCCACGTGGAGGTGGAGGTCAAGGACATCAACGACAACTCCCCGGAGTTCCCCCGCAAGGAGTCCAGTATGGAGGTCTCGGAGAACACCGCCGTGGGGACGCGGATCCCTCTGGACTTTGCCGTGGATGAGGATGTCGGGGTGAACTACATCCAGAGCTATCAGATCTCAGTCAACAGTCACTTTTCGATTGACGTGCTCAGCAGGGCTGACGGGGTTAAATATGCGGAGCTGGTGCTCATGAAGGAGCTGGACCGGGAGACTCAGCCGTCCTACGCCCTGGAGCTGGTCGCCATGGATGGCGGGAACCCCTCCCGCTCCGGAACGACGCGCATTAACATCAAAGTGAAAGACTACAACGACAACAGTCCAGTTTTTGACAGGAACAGCTTCTCCGTGGACCTGCCGGAGGACGCCCCAGTAGGCTTCTTGCTGCTGGACCTGAATGCGGAGGACCCAGACGAAGGACTGAACGGCGAGGTGGTGTACGGCTTTGGGAACCAGGTCCCCTTAGAGATCCGCCAACTCTTCAAAGTGGACCGAAAAAGCGGGCGACTCACCTTGGAGAACCCGATTGACTTTGAAAGTAAGAACACGTACGAGTTTGACGTCCAGGCCGCCGACTTGGGTCCGAACCCAAGTCCGGCTGTGTGCAAAATTGTGGTGCAGGTGCAAGACGTTAACGACAACGCACCAGAGATCTCCATCACGCCCATGACGTCAATCACTGCAGGGATAGCGTACATCACCGAGGCAGCGGCGAAGGAGAGTTTCGTGGCTTTGGTCAGCACCTCAGACCAAGACTCCGGCGCCAACGGACAAGTGCACTGTACACTTTACGGACATGACCACTTCAGACTGCAGCAGGCCTACGAGGACAGCTTCATGATCGTGAGCACCAATCCGCTAGACCGTGAAAAAATTCCTGAATATAACCTCACTGTTGTAGCTGAAGACCTGGGCTCCCCTCCTTTCAGGACAATCACCCAGTACACAATCCGTCTCACGGACGAGAATGACAACGCTCCGGTGTTCAGTAAACCGGTGTATGAGGTCGCAGTGGTGGAGAACAACGCACCTGGGGCTTATATCACAACAGTGGTAGCACGGGACATGGACATGGGCTTAAACGGAAAGGTCACCTATAAACTAGCAGACAGCTACTTCATGGGCTCGCCTATTTCCACTTTTGTGTCCCTGGACCCCGCCAGCGGGTCTCTTTACGCGCTGCGGAGCTTCAACTTTGAGGTTATGAAACAACTGGAGCTTCGCATCACAGCCACCGACGGCGGCTCGCCGGCCCTGTCTGGCAGCGCCAATGTCTTTGTGAGAATCGCGGACCAGAACGACAACACACCCGCCATCACTCACCCGGCGCTCAACAACGGCTCGGCTGAGCTCCTCCTGCCCCGGGACGCCCCGACCGGCTACATCGTCACGCGCGTGGAGGCCAGAGACGCGGATGAGGGCATCAACTCCGAGCTTTCCTTCGGGTTGGCCACCGGTGAACCCTCCGTGTTCTCCGTCAACAAAGTGACGGGGGAGATCTACCTGAACCAGGCGCTCAACCACGACGTGGACGACACCTTGAGCGTCACCGTGACGGTGAGCGACAACGGCAGGCCAGCCCTCACCGCCACAGCCACGCTGCGCTTCCTCATCATCGCCGGCTCCCCGCCGAGTGACCGCACTGTGTACCAGGCGGGCAGCGGGAGCGAGGCGGTCGCGCAGTGGGACCTGTCGGTGGTGATCATCGTCGTCCTGGCGGGGAGCTGTACCCTCCTGCTGCTCGCCATCATCCTCATCGCCACCACATGCAACCGCCACAGAGGGGACAAGGGTGGCGAGGACAGCGACTCGTACGGGGAGAAAGACACGCTGGAGCGGGGCAGGAACCACGTAGCCGGGAACCCGCTCCTTCCTCTGCACGCGGCTGCGGGGGAGGCGGGCTTTGAGGGACACTCCTACAGCAGCCAGGCCGGAGGGTTCAACCCAGCCCACGTCGGGGGGAGCGACATGTGCTCGGCTTCGGAGGACGGCAGCGAGGTGCCGTGCGTTTATGACTCGGACACGAACAAACCGAGGGCGAATAAGCACGAG GGGTACTCAACTCTGCCGGGCTACGGCAACGGGAAGGAAGCCGTGAGGCCGATCACCATCTGGAAGGGCAACTCCTACACCACCATCTCCGCCCGAGACCCCGCCTTCAGCGGCAAGGACAGCGGCAAGGGGGACAGCGACTTCAATGACAGCGACAGCGACGTGAGCGGGGACACCGCCGGCTTGAAGAAAGACGGAGCCGCTCCCCCGATATGCGCCCAAAACG CATTGTGGGCGTGCACCAGCGAGTGTAAGGTCCTGGGTCACTCGGACCGCTGTTGGAGCCCCTCGGCAGTGCGAGCCAATGCGGCGCCCTCCCCGGCGCCGACCGTCTCCTCCTTCAGCAGTCAGTCCAAGACGGCGTCCCTGCCCCGGGACCCGCAGCGCAGGGACAACTACTACCAAGCGCACATACCCAAAACAGTGGGGCTCCAGAGCGTGTACGAGAAAGTCCTGCACCGGGAGTACGACTACGTCATGGTCACCCCCACCCGGCCCGCGAGGGTCCAGGAGGTGTGCAGCGACGTCACCATTCCGGTCTACACCCCCACCCCCACGCACTGCGACGACGACAACTGA